The Chryseobacterium oranimense genome contains the following window.
TCAAGACTGATGATGGCTCTTCCGTGTCCTGCAGAAATTTCACCGCTTCTGATGGCATTCTGAATATCAGGATTCAACCTTAAGAGCCTGATGGAATTGGTAATGGTACTTCTGTCCTTTCCCACTCTCTGGCTCAGGTTTTCCTGGGTAAGACCGATCTCGTCCAAAAGTCTCTGATACGTCAGGGCAATCTCAATAGCATCAAGATCTTCTCTCTGAATATTTTCAACAAGAGCCATTTCCAGAAGCTCCTGGTCATTTACTAAACGGATATAAGCAGGAACTGTCGGCAGACCGGCAATTTTACTGGCACGGTAACGTCTTTCCCCTGATATGATTTCGAATTTCTCTCCGTCTTTCCTTAAAGTAATCGGCTGGATTACCCCCAGGTTTTTAATTGACAGGGCAAGTTCGTTTAACGCTTTTTCGTCAAAATAAGTTCTCGGCTGGGTGGGATTCGGATAAATATCTTCAAGGGCTACCTCTACGATATTTCCTACAAACTTGTCTGCTCCTTCATCAGTAGCGGAGTTGACACTCGCTTTGGATTCAGCACTCAAGATGGCGCCCAAACCACGTCCCATAGCTCTTTTTTTGTCCTTCATATATATAATTGATAAATGATGATTGATAAGTGATGGTGCTCATTCACTTATGAGTGCATTTATTATTAAATTAATTTTTTACTAAATTTTCGTTTTTCAATAAAACCTCTTCAGCGAGCTGAATATACTGAATTGCTCCTTTGCTTTCCGCATCATAATTCAGGATACTTTCCCCGAAGCTAGGCGCTTCGCTCAACCTTACGTTTCTGCTGATGATGGTTTCAAAAACCATGTCAGGGAAGTGAGAATTCACTTCTTCCACCACCTGGTTGGATAATCTTAATCTGCTATCATACATCGTAAGAAGCAGACCTTCTATACCAAGATCTTTATTGTGGATTTTCTGTACGTTTTTAATGGTATTCAAAAGCTTACCAAGTCCTTCCAATGCAAAATATTCACACTGAATCGGGATAATTACTGAGTCTGCCGCAGTAAGTGCATTCACTGTAATAAGTCCTAAACTCGGTGCACAGTCTATAATGATATAATCATAATCATTCCTCACTTCTGCCAATGCTTTTTTCAGCATATACTCACGGTTTTCCTTATCCACGAGCTCAATTTCCGCTGCTACCAGGTCAATATGAGAAGGAATGATATCCAGATTAGGACTGGCAGTTCTTTTGATACAGGTTCTTGTATCTGCACTGTGCTCCAGAAGATTATATGTGGAGTACTGAACATCTTCCACTCCCAAACCTGAGGTTGCATTTGCCTGAGGATCAGCATCAATGATCAATATTCTTTTTTCCAATACCCCCAATGCAGCTGCAAGGTTTACAGCCGTGGTAGTTTTTCCTACTCCTCCTTTTTGATTAGCGATACCTATGATTTTTGCCATTATTAGAACTTTAGGTTTCAAAAATACACTTTTTTCTTTGCTCCCGATGAGTAGCGAAATCCAAAATTGAGTTAAAGTATTGTTAATAAACAGTTTAACGATTAAAAAAATTATCCACAAAAAAAATTCTTTGTGGATAACTATTTAAGATTGGTTTTAAACCTAATTATTCAAAGTTCATGGTGATCGGAAATTTGAAATAACTTCTTACAGCATCACCTTGCTTATTTAGGCCTGGTTTCCATTTCCCTTTAATATTCTTGATCGTTCTGATTGCTTCATTATTAAACTCCGCACTTCCTCCGTTTGCTTTTATTCCAGAAATAGACCCGTCAATTTCAACTACGAAAGTAATTGTAGTTTTCATCACTCCATCTGTACCCTCAAAAGCCGAACCATCAAAATTATTCATTACTTTATTTCTGAAAGAGTTAATTCCTCCTTCATAAGCAGCTTCTACAGCCAAATCTCCCCCACTCACAATTTTATTTTTATCAACGGTCGGTGTTGTTGGAACCGTAGTTACCGGGCCGCTTACTATTACCGGAGCCGGCGGAAGATACCTGTCAGGTTTTACAGGATCTCCTTTAGAGTCATCTGTTAAACCCGGAGCTGCATCCTGAGGCTTAGTTTGTTTAATCGGTTCTATTGCATCCTTGATTGGTGTTGGAACAGAAGTATCAAACTGCTTTGTATGTGGAGGTGTAACGGGCTGAACCGGTTTTATAATTTCAACGGGTGGCCTCTCTATTGGATCAACTTTCTTCAGTTTGATCACTACCGGAGGACCGTCCTTAGGCACATGTACAGATGGCTCGCTTCTAAATGCCGAAATCACAAACGGCGTTATAGAAATAGCGGCCAATAAACTAACCCCTACAAAAAGGGCTTTCGTCAGTATTTTATCTGATTCATTTCTTAATACATAAGCACCATATTCTTTGTTGCGGTGCTCAAAAAGAACTTCGTTGAAACGAAATTCCTGGTTTTGAT
Protein-coding sequences here:
- a CDS encoding energy transducer TonB, with amino-acid sequence MKHLNQNQEFRFNEVLFEHRNKEYGAYVLRNESDKILTKALFVGVSLLAAISITPFVISAFRSEPSVHVPKDGPPVVIKLKKVDPIERPPVEIIKPVQPVTPPHTKQFDTSVPTPIKDAIEPIKQTKPQDAAPGLTDDSKGDPVKPDRYLPPAPVIVSGPVTTVPTTPTVDKNKIVSGGDLAVEAAYEGGINSFRNKVMNNFDGSAFEGTDGVMKTTITFVVEIDGSISGIKANGGSAEFNNEAIRTIKNIKGKWKPGLNKQGDAVRSYFKFPITMNFE
- a CDS encoding ParA family protein gives rise to the protein MAKIIGIANQKGGVGKTTTAVNLAAALGVLEKRILIIDADPQANATSGLGVEDVQYSTYNLLEHSADTRTCIKRTASPNLDIIPSHIDLVAAEIELVDKENREYMLKKALAEVRNDYDYIIIDCAPSLGLITVNALTAADSVIIPIQCEYFALEGLGKLLNTIKNVQKIHNKDLGIEGLLLTMYDSRLRLSNQVVEEVNSHFPDMVFETIISRNVRLSEAPSFGESILNYDAESKGAIQYIQLAEEVLLKNENLVKN
- a CDS encoding ParB/RepB/Spo0J family partition protein translates to MKDKKRAMGRGLGAILSAESKASVNSATDEGADKFVGNIVEVALEDIYPNPTQPRTYFDEKALNELALSIKNLGVIQPITLRKDGEKFEIISGERRYRASKIAGLPTVPAYIRLVNDQELLEMALVENIQREDLDAIEIALTYQRLLDEIGLTQENLSQRVGKDRSTITNSIRLLRLNPDIQNAIRSGEISAGHGRAIISLENEEHQQTLFDLIIKEKLNVRQAEQAATALKNPKSPAAKKVNTELSNNYKRAQKTIADILDVKVEIKTSGNGKKGKILLDFKNEEELEYILSHIK